In the Leptotrichia sp. oral taxon 847 genome, one interval contains:
- the rplQ gene encoding 50S ribosomal protein L17, whose protein sequence is MNHNKSYRKLGRRTDHRLAMLKNMTISLVKAEQIETTLTRAKELRKFVEKSITLGKKYNNSTDVARRVHLRRQAFAFLRNEEAVGKIFNEIAPKYADRNGGYTRIIKTAVRRGDSAELAIIELV, encoded by the coding sequence ATGAATCATAATAAATCATATAGAAAGCTAGGTAGAAGAACTGACCATAGATTAGCTATGCTTAAAAATATGACAATTTCTTTAGTAAAAGCAGAACAAATTGAAACTACTTTAACAAGAGCTAAAGAATTGAGAAAATTTGTTGAAAAATCTATAACTTTAGGGAAAAAATATAATAATTCAACTGATGTTGCAAGAAGAGTACATTTGAGAAGACAAGCTTTTGCTTTTTTAAGAAATGAAGAAGCAGTTGGAAAAATCTTTAATGAAATTGCTCCAAAATATGCTGATAGAAATGGTGGATACACTAGAATTATTAAAACAGCAGTTAGAAGAGGGGATTCAGCTGAATTAGCGATTATTGAATTAGTATAA
- a CDS encoding S1 RNA-binding domain-containing protein, producing the protein MSEKDLFEEMLPDYLPKERKSGDVVEGMISRKEIQFGYLDLNLKKEGRILIREIENFNVGDKIEVKILREDENNIIVSKFLLDKAKEFVSYNVNDIVTGEISKKVKGGYIVKIGKNEAFLPFSLARFEKDKDYTGQKFKFLIKEKTKNKIIVSRSDLIKIEEEKYFEKINVGDIVTGKIKEVLDFGLVVNLGATNGFVHISEISWNPVDDLVEKFGINDEISAKIIEKDTEKIN; encoded by the coding sequence ATGAGCGAAAAAGATTTATTTGAAGAAATGCTGCCAGATTATTTGCCAAAAGAGAGAAAATCAGGTGATGTAGTTGAAGGTATGATTTCAAGAAAAGAAATTCAGTTTGGATATTTGGATTTAAATTTAAAAAAAGAAGGAAGAATTTTAATTCGTGAAATTGAAAATTTCAATGTTGGAGATAAAATTGAAGTTAAGATTTTAAGAGAAGATGAAAATAACATCATTGTTTCAAAATTTTTATTGGACAAAGCTAAAGAATTTGTTTCGTATAACGTAAACGACATTGTTACAGGAGAGATTTCTAAAAAAGTTAAAGGTGGATATATTGTAAAAATTGGAAAAAATGAAGCATTTTTGCCATTTTCACTAGCTAGATTTGAAAAAGACAAAGATTACACAGGACAAAAGTTCAAATTTTTGATAAAAGAGAAAACTAAAAATAAAATTATAGTTTCCCGAAGTGATTTAATTAAAATTGAAGAAGAAAAATATTTTGAAAAAATAAACGTTGGAGATATCGTAACTGGAAAAATTAAGGAAGTACTTGATTTTGGACTAGTTGTAAATTTAGGAGCGACAAATGGGTTTGTTCATATTTCTGAAATTTCTTGGAATCCTGTGGACGACTTAGTCGAAAAATTCGGAATAAATGATGAAATTAGTGCAAAAATTATTGAAAAAGATACTGAAAAAATAAATTAA
- a CDS encoding S1 RNA-binding domain-containing protein — protein sequence MSIKQLSQNPWELFEEKHKIGDIVKVKVIEILDFGIVGNIVGSEVSGFIHISELAWNNGAKELKNYKIGDEFDAKIIEIESTKRNVKLSVKQLSENPWEKVKEKYKIGDVLEKPIAEIFDFGLLIAVEKDVDGLLHISDLAYKKVSNLASKYKVGDVIKSKIIEFNDEKNRISLSMKAIFDEKWENIENNYDLSGALKGKVVNVQDYGIFVEIEEGIEVFIHKNEFSWDKREKKSYKVGDEVEFKIIVMDKIDKKLAGSIKQLLKSPWVEVTEKYKKGNIVNTQIEEISENFVLVKLTDRFNGIVPKRELSEHFLKNISENFSVGDKVTAVITDINDKRKSIALSIKKVEEMEEKKEMEELMKIYGV from the coding sequence TTGAGTATAAAACAATTATCACAAAACCCTTGGGAACTTTTTGAAGAAAAACACAAAATAGGGGATATTGTAAAAGTTAAAGTGATAGAAATTCTTGATTTTGGAATAGTTGGAAATATCGTGGGAAGTGAAGTTTCAGGATTTATACATATCTCTGAACTGGCTTGGAATAATGGTGCAAAAGAATTGAAAAACTATAAAATTGGCGATGAATTTGATGCAAAAATCATTGAAATTGAAAGCACTAAAAGAAATGTAAAATTGAGTGTAAAACAGTTGTCTGAAAATCCTTGGGAAAAAGTGAAAGAAAAATATAAAATTGGAGATGTTTTGGAAAAACCAATTGCAGAAATATTTGATTTTGGACTGCTTATTGCAGTTGAAAAAGATGTAGACGGACTACTGCACATTTCAGATTTGGCTTATAAAAAAGTTTCAAATTTGGCATCAAAATATAAAGTTGGTGATGTAATCAAATCTAAAATTATAGAATTTAATGATGAAAAAAATAGAATCTCATTGAGTATGAAAGCAATTTTTGATGAAAAATGGGAAAATATTGAAAATAATTATGACTTATCTGGAGCTTTAAAAGGGAAAGTTGTAAATGTTCAAGATTATGGAATTTTTGTGGAAATTGAAGAAGGAATTGAAGTATTTATCCATAAAAATGAGTTTTCTTGGGATAAAAGGGAGAAAAAATCTTATAAAGTTGGTGACGAAGTTGAATTTAAAATAATTGTAATGGACAAAATCGATAAAAAGTTGGCAGGAAGTATAAAACAGCTTTTAAAATCTCCGTGGGTTGAGGTAACAGAAAAATATAAAAAGGGAAACATTGTAAACACTCAAATCGAAGAAATAAGCGAAAATTTTGTGCTAGTGAAGTTAACTGACAGATTTAATGGAATTGTGCCAAAAAGAGAATTATCAGAACATTTTTTGAAAAATATCTCTGAAAATTTTTCTGTTGGAGATAAAGTTACTGCGGTAATCACCGATATTAATGACAAGAGAAAATCTATCGCGCTGTCAATTAAGAAAGTTGAAGAAATGGAAGAAAAAAAAGAAATGGAAGAGCTGATGAAAATTTACGGAGTATAG